One Candidatus Hydrogenedentota bacterium genomic region harbors:
- the yqeK gene encoding bis(5'-nucleosyl)-tetraphosphatase (symmetrical) YqeK, with protein sequence MPIVKTPGAKEYVALVRGRLPAEKAQHCIFVAEFVSSFADQAGVDHDLAVTAGLLHDLCRTLDNEELTRRARTFGIPIRPWHEAKPNLLHGPVAAAEIRYELGLDNPDVFDAVYWHTTGRPGFSRLGQALYVADFSEPARRYPEAARTREMLRRDGFEAALRYAAETRLLFHQNKAVLDPASGEFLHWLNEGCAP encoded by the coding sequence ATGCCCATCGTTAAGACGCCGGGCGCCAAGGAATACGTGGCGCTGGTACGCGGCCGGCTGCCCGCGGAGAAGGCGCAGCACTGCATCTTCGTCGCGGAGTTTGTGTCCTCCTTTGCGGACCAGGCCGGGGTGGACCATGACCTGGCGGTCACCGCGGGATTGCTGCACGACCTGTGCCGCACATTGGACAACGAAGAGCTGACGCGGCGCGCGCGCACGTTTGGCATCCCGATTCGCCCTTGGCACGAGGCCAAGCCCAACCTGCTGCACGGCCCCGTGGCCGCCGCGGAAATCCGGTACGAACTGGGACTCGACAACCCGGATGTCTTTGACGCCGTCTATTGGCACACCACGGGGCGGCCCGGGTTCAGCAGGTTGGGGCAGGCGTTGTACGTGGCGGACTTCAGCGAACCGGCGCGCAGATATCCCGAAGCGGCGCGCACGCGGGAAATGCTGCGGCGCGATGGTTTCGAAGCCGCTCTCCGCTATGCGGCGGAGACGCGGCTTCTGTTTCATCAAAACAAAGCCGTCCTCGACCCGGCGAGCGGCGAATTCCTGCACTGGCTGAACGAGGGATGCGCCCCATGA